Below is a window of Actinomycetota bacterium DNA.
GTCCTCGTAGTGCGTGGCGCACGCGCCGATAGCAGCCTGTTCCACCTTCACGCGCAGGTCGGGATCGCTCTGTCGCGGGGCCTGTCCGCGTGCGCCGCGCGGAAACTCACCCGTTTCAACAGCATGACGAACCTGCGAAACAAACTCAGCGGCCTCTGACGAGTCCGCATACCAGACATTGCTTTGACCCATACCGCCCTTGACTTGCCGTGGCACCCGAAGAACACGCGCATCCAGCGGCAGCAGGGTTGCGGAAGCGGCTGGCGCCTTGATCCTGAAACCGTCAATACCGTTGTCTCGCTGCGCCTCAGGTGCGCGATTGAAGCGCTGATAGTCACGATAGACAGTCGCGTCTCTATACCATCCGACAACTACGGTGCCTCCGCCGGGTCGTGTCGCAGTCCAAACCACGAGAACGCCATCAACGCGATTGTCACCCTTGCCGGCCCCGATGCGGTCGATATCGACTTGCGCGCCTGGGGCCTGCACGTACCCATAGAGCGTGTCGTCGTCAGGGTAGAAGTTGCAGACCTCATGTCCGGTTCCTTGAGCCTGCACATAGGCACCGCCCCCGACAATGCGGTCGCCCGCTGTCAAGCCGCGGTACCACTCCATCCAGCCTACGTTGCAGAAGAGCACCTTCACCCATGCCTCCGTGTGTGCATCTAACAGCGATTATCCAGTCTGCGTAATCATTATATCGCAATTATCGGGTCTGCATAAGCGCCGTGTGGCGTGCTATCGTTCGCGTTTTATTCATCCGCCGTCCAGCGGGCTGCGCACTCCTCGGCCACCTTTGTTGAGTACATGGGTGTAGATCATCGTCGTGCTCACGCTTTTGTGTCCGAGGAGTTCCTGGATCGTCCGGATGTCGTAGCCGGATTCGAGCAGGTGCGCGGCGAACGAATGTCTCAGGCTATGACACCCTGCCTGCCCTGCACCTTTAGTTTGCGGTCGCACCACCTTCTCTCCTGCGGAAACACCCACTGCCACTTCAGCGAATACGCGGCGTTCGGGTACTTTCGTTCAAGCGCGGCTGGCATCAAGACGCGGCCCCAACGAGAACACGAACGGCTTGATTTGAACTCAGCCGAGACGCCGATGCCGTATCAAGCCGACCTCGTCTGCCGACAAGACGGGTAGTTTGCGCACCCGTAGAACCGATTACCCTGTTGAGCCCCGCGCTTCGCGGTCCGTAGAACCATGGGCACCCCGCACTTGGGACAGATCGGAGTGACCGACCCAACCATAGGAACAACTGGCACCGAAGCGGCTTCGGCCGCATGCGCATCCGCAGCTGTGGGTGCAGGCGTAGGCCGAGAAATCGGTTCCCGCACCGGAATCGAGACTGCTGGAGAATGGTGCGCTCCATCGGTCTGCTCGGCGAGTACAAGGGCAAGCAGCAGCTCTTCGAGCGTCAGTCACCGCAGGTTCTGAGCGCCCTGCGCGACGTCGCGCGCGTGCAAAGCATCGAGTCGTCGAATCGGATCGAAGGTGTGACTGCCGCCGCGGGCCGCGTAGCTCAGCTTGCCGCTGAGAAGACCCTTCCAGCAGACCGCTCCGAGCAGGAGATCGCAGGCTATCGAGATGCTCTTGCCGCAGTACACGCGAACGCGCTCGGCATGGAGGTCTCGGCTGGGCTGATTCTGCAGTTGCACCGCGACATGTTCCAGTACACCGCGATGCTCGGCGGCGCATGGAAGCGCACGGAGAACGACATCGTCGATGTGCTGGCGGATGGGACGCACCGCGTGAGGTTCTCACCCGTCGTGCCGCATCTGGTTGAGACAGCGATCACCGATCTGGCTGCAAGCTACCGCTGCACCGCGCTGGAGGGCCGGGTAGAACCGCTCATCTCGGCGCCTGCTTTCATCCTCGACTTCCTGTGCATCCACCCGTTTACGGACGGGAACGGGCGACTCTCCCGGATCATGAACCTGATGTTGTTGCACCAGCACGGGTACAACGTCGGCAGGTACATCTCACTCGAGAGGATCATCGAGGACAGTAAGGACACGTACTACGAGGCGCTCGAGGCATCTTCTGCGGGCTGGCACGAAGGAGCACACGACCTCGTGCCGTGGCTCGAGTACTCCCACGGGGTGCTCATCGCTGCTTACGTGGACTTCGAGCGGAGCGTCGGGCAGCTGGGTCGCGGACGCGGGGCCAAGCGCGACATGGTCATCGAGTGCATTCACCGCATGCCGCGGACGTTCCGTTACGCCGAAGTCGAGCGTGCCTGCCCGGGCGTTAGCCGACCCACGATCGTACGTGTGCTCGGAGCGTTGCGCGATAAGGGCGAGATTCGCTGTGTCAAAGGTGGGAGAGATGCCATGTGGGAGCGAATGAGTCAATGCTGACGGGGACCCCCTACGGTGACTGGGAGAACCGCGGGGTGGAGTAGGGGGACGCCAGTGCTTGCGATGACAAATTAGATCAGTGCGTGCTCGATACGTAATAACATTGGTATTGCACACTAACATCGTGCGTGTTAGTGTGCTGTTTGGATGTTATCAATGAATGAGGCGCGCAACATACACGACGGGCTTGTTGCGGCGGCGAAGTCCTATGTCGCCGAGACTCTGCATGCGCCGCTGGAGCTGCAACCGTGGCCGGAAGCCCACGCGTTGCCTCGCTACCTGACGAGCGCTTACTTCATGCTGCAGGGAGACCTGGGTGGGAGGCGTACGCTCTGGTTGTTTGCGCATGATGAACCCACACCGGCCGCAGTCGAGAAGAACCTGTTCGCGATCGCCGAGCGCTGGCCGGGCGCACAGGTGGTCGTGTTCGACCGGCTGCCATCCTACGCGCGCAGGCGTCTCATCGAAAATGGCATCTCCTTCGTCGTTCCAAGTACGCAACTCTACCTGCCTCAACATGGGCTCGACTTCAGGTCACGCTCCAGACAGTCGATTCAGGTGCGGGATGCGTTGCGCCCATCGGCGCAGGCGATGTTTCTGTATCTGTTGCTGCACTCGGACGACCTGGGACATGCCCGATCAGCCAGCGATCTCGCGCCGATTCTGGGCCAGAGCCTGATGACTGCGAGCCGGGCGGTAGCCGAGCTCAAGGCCCATGGGCTGGTCAGTACACAGAAGGTGGGGCGCACGAAAGAGGTCCGCTTGCGCAAAGGGGCCCGCGAGCTCTGGGAGACGGCGCAGGACTGGTTGCGAACCCCGGTGCTGAGACGGCTGATGCTCCTTGGCGAGCCTTCGATCTTCTCTGGAGACTGCTTCCCTGCCGGAGTGAGCGCCTTGTCGCGACAGACCATGCTCGCCGAACCGCACACTCCGACATTCGCCGTGAGTCGTAAGACCGCGCGAGAGCTGGAGGCAGGGGAAGCCGTGATAGTGCGAGGTCGGCCCTTGATGGCGGAGGAGGCGGAATCCTCGACGGTCGAGGTCTGGTCGTACGACCCGGGGCCTCTCTCTGAAGGTGGCGTCGTCGATCCCCTTTCTCTGGTCCTCTCGTTCCGTGACGACCCGGATGAGCGCGTCCAAGGCACGTTGAGGCGACTGCTGGAGGGACTGCCGTGGTAACGGGCTTGGAGCGCTTCCGCGATCACTTCAGCGCGTACACGAACCGGTATGTTCTCATCGGCGGTGCGATGCAGGGCTTCGGGGAGAGCACATGACCGACGCCCGAACCACACGCTACGACCCGATCGCCGTGAGCGCGGAGAGCACGGTCGTCGCCGAGTACTTCCCGGAAACGCTCGAGGAGACCGCCTATCAGTCCGAGGCGGCGCTGGAGCGCGAGCTCATCCGCCTCCTGCAGTCCCAAGCCTACGAGTTTCTGCCGCTCACGAGCGAGGCTGACCTCATCGCCAACCTCCGCGCGCAGCTCGAGGCGCTCAACAACATCATCTTCAGTGACGCCGAGTGGGAGCGATTCTTCACCGAGCGCATCGCGGGCGCCAACGAGGGCGTCGTCGAGAAGACGGCGCGCGTCCAGGAAGACCACGTCCAGATCTTGAGGCGCGATGACGGCACGACGAAGAACATCTCGCTCGTCGACAAGAAGAACATCCACAACAACCGGCTGCAGGTCATCAATCAGTACGAGGCCGCCGAAGGCGAGGGCGGCGCGGTCAGGGCGAACCGCTACGACGTGACGGTGCTCGTCAACGGCCTGCCCATGGTCCACATTGAGCTCAAGCGCCGAGGAGTGGACATCCGCGAGGCGTTCAACCAGATCGATCGTTATCAGCGCGACAGCTTCTGGGCGGGCTCAGGCCTGTTCGAGTATGTGCAGCTCTTCGTGATCAGCAACGGCACGCTCACTAAATACTACTCGAACACCGTCCGTCACCAGCACCTGCGCGAGGCCGCGGGATCCAAGCGGGCCCGCAAGACCTCGAACACCTTCGAGTTCACCTCGTGGTGGGCCGATGCCGCAAACCGCGCCATCCCGGAGCTCACCGCGTTCGCGAAGACGTTCTTCGCCAAGCACACGCTTTTGAACATCCTCACCAAGTACTGCGTGCTCACCGCCGATCGCATGCTGCTCGTGATGCGGCCGTACCAGATCGTCGCGACCGAGCGAATCCTGCAAAAGATCGACGTCTCCACCAACTACCGGCAGCTCGGCACCGCAGCCGCCGGCGGGTACGTGTGGCATACCACCGGCTCAGGCAAGACGCTCACGAGCTTCAAGACGGCGCAGCTTGCGAGCCGGCTGCAAAGTGTGGACAAGGTGCTCTTCGTCGTTGACCGCAAGGACCTCGACTACCAGACCATGCGCGAGTACGACCGGTTCGAGAGGGGCGCTGCCAACTCGAACACCTCGACGGCCGTCCTCAAAAGGCAGCTCGAAGACCCCAACGCCCGCATCATCATCACGACGATTCAGAAGCTCTCCAACTTCATTGCCGCGAACAAGGGCCACGTGATCTACTCGGGCCACATCGTGCTCATCTTCGATGAGTGTCATCGCTCGCAGTTCGGCGAGATGCACGCCGCGATCACGAAGGCGTTCAAGCGCTACAACCTGTTCGGATTCACCGGAACACCGATCTTCTTGGCAAACGCAGGCAGGGGTGGCAACCCCCAGCTCAAGACGACGGAGCAGGCGTTCGGCGAGAAGCTGCACACCTACACGATCGTCGACGCCATCACCGACAAGAACGTGCTGCCGTTCCGCATCGACTACGTCAACACGATCAGGCTGCCCGATCACATCACTGATGCGCAGGTCGCTGCCATCGATACCGAGCGGGCGCTGCTGGCTCCCGAGCGCATCGGGCAGGTCACGGCCTACACGCTTGCGCACTTTGACCAAAAGACGAAGCGCGCGGAGCACTACGCGCTCGCCGGCAAGCGGTTGCGCGGCTTCAATGCGCTGTTCGCCACGGCTTCGATCGAGGCGGCCAAGCGCTACTACCTCGAGTTCAAGGACCAGCAAAAGGACCTGCCGTCCGACCGCAGGCTCACAGTCGGCATCATCTACTCGTACGCCGCGAACGAAGCGGTCGACGACTACCTCGACGAGGAGGGCTTCGAGACTGACGCTCTGGATCAGTCATCGCGGGACTTCCTCGAAGAGGCGATCCGCGACTACAACGCGATGTTCAACACGAGCTTTGACACCTCGGCCGACAAGTTCCAAAACTACTACAAGGACCTCTCGCTGCGCCTGAAGAGCCGAGAGATCGACATGGTCATCGTCGTGAACATGTTCCTCACCGGCTTTGACGCCACCACGCTCAACACGCTCTTCGCCGACAAGAACCTGCGCGCCCACGGCCTCATCCAGGCGTACTCGCGCACCAACCGCATCCTCAACTCGGTGAAGACCTACGGCAACATCATCTCCTTCCGCGATCTGGAGCAGGAAACGAACGACGCGATCGCGCTCTTCGGCAACAAGGACGCTTGCGGAATCGTGCTGCTCAAGCCATACGCCGAGTACTACGCCGAGTACACGGAGGAAGTCGCGCGCTTGCTCGAGCGCTTTCCGCTCGGGACGCCGATCGTGGGAGAGACGGCGCAAAAGGAGTTCATCGGACTGTTCGGGGCGATACTGCGGCTGCAGAACATCCTCACGTCGTTCGACGACTTCGCCGGAAGCGAGATCCTCACCGAGCGCCAGAACCAGGACTACCGCAGCGTGTACCTCGATCTCTATGCCGAGTACCGCGGGAAGGCCGAGGCCGACAAGGAGCCGATCAACGACGACATCGTCTTTGAGATCGAGCTCATAAAACAGGTCGAAATCAACGTCGACTACATACTTATGCTCGTTGAGAAGTGGCGAGCGGCGGACAGCGACGGCACCGACACGGAGATCCGCGCCTCGATCAGCCGCGCCATCGATGCAAGCCTGAGCCTGCGCAACAAAAAGGATCTCATTGAGGCGTTCGTCGATTCCGTGTCAGTGAGCGGCGAGATCGATGAGGAGTGGCAGGCGTTCATCCGTGTCCGGCGAGAGGCTGAGCTTGCCGCGATCATCGCCTCCGAGGAACTCCATCCCGATGAGACCCGCGCGTTCATCGCGACGGCCTTTCGCGACGGCGCCGTACAGACGACGGGGACCGCGATCACCAAGGTGCTGCCACCCGTGTCGAAGTTTGCGCCCGACGCCGGGTACAGTAACAAGAAGCAGCGCGTGCTGGCCAAGCTCGGCGAGTTCTTCGAGCGGTTCTTCGGGCTGGGCACGGGCTGAGCTGCCGTAGTGGCGGACTCGAGAGCAACTTCTCTTCGGTCATCTCTGGATGCGACTACCCGAGTGCGGCGTCCGGCTTGACTCGCAGAAAGGCGGGTGAGCCCTTCAGATTTGTCGATCGACCCCTAACCCTGGATGCTTCCCCGCTCCGCTCATCCGGTGTACAATTGGCGTGTCCCGGGAATACAGTAGTAACACCACCCAGAAGGACAGACCGTGTACAGAGTTGCCACACCTTTGGTTGCTGTTGTTTTGGTGATCGTCGGTATGCTCGGCATCATTGTGACCGCAGCGTACGTGCATCCTCCCGTGTCTTCTGGTACAGCAACTGCCAGCGGGATGGATGCCATGTTCATCGAGCAGATGATCCCTCACCACGACAATGCGATCGAGATGGCAGAGCTCGCTCTCACTCGAGCCGAACATCCTGAGATCAAACAGCTTGCGGCAGACATCAAGCGGACTCAGACCGCCGAGAACGCTCAGATGCGAACCTGGTACCTGGAGTGGTTTGGCATCGCTGTCCCTGATGTCGACGATTTGTCCCCGATGATGGGCGGCATGATGGGCCCTGGCGCTATCAACATGGCTGACCTCGAGGTCGCCGAGCCTTTCGACAAAGCGTTCATCGAAGCGATGATCCCCCACCATCAGATGGCGATCATGATGTCACGGATGACCGGCGCTGTCTCCTATAGGCCTGAGATGCGTAGACTCACGTCATCGATCATCGAAGCGCAAAGTGTTGAGATCGACAAAATGCAGGCTTGGTACGACGAGTGGTACGGGCGCTGATATTCCATCTCGCACCCGTTAACTGAAGGAGTTGGACACCATGATGGGTCGAGGGTATGGGTACGGTATGATGGGCGGTTTCGGCTGGTTCGAAATGTTATTCTTGTTCTTCTTCGGCGCACTGGTCATCGCCGGGATCGTGCTTCTTATCATCTGGGCAGTGCGAGCTTCCACGCACCATCCTACCGCCAGCGGTGCCGCTCCTCCTGGAGTGGCGGGACACGATGAGGCCGTCGCGATCGCCAAGCGCAGACTCGCCAGTGGTGAGATCACCAAGGACCAGTACGACGAAATCATGCGTGCGCTCGACGGCTAGCGATGTCTGAGCACCCTGCGCATCAGCATGTAGCAGGTCCGCATACGGCTACAGACTTGTACGGCGGAGCCGCCCAAAGGGTTCCTGGTAGGGAGGTTGACCGATGTCCGAGTGTTGCCCGCCGCAGGGCGCGTCGTGTTGTGGCCTTGCGACCGAGGAGTACGAGTACGGGCAACAGCCGTTCGAATGCGGCGAGGTCGTCACGCTCATGGGGCCGGTGCCAGTAGTCTCCACTGAGCTCACGCGGGCCGACCGTCTCGGCGCGTTGCGCGTGCGCGCAAACATCGGCCGAAGCCGCCACCGGGTGCGCCCGGGGCTCTACGCCATCGGCGAGCCCGACGACGCGGCGCCGGTGCTCGTCACCGGCAACTACAAGCTCACGCTCGATGTGGTGAGAAGCGCGATGGCGGGCCGTGACGCGTGGCTGCTCGTCATCGACTCGCGCGGCATCAATGTGTGGTGCGCGGCGGGCAAGGGTGTCTTTGGCACCGCCGAGGTGGTACGCCGAGTGCGCACGGTCAACCTCCCGCAGGTGGTGAGCCACACGAAACTCGTGCTGCCGCAACTCGCAGCGACCGGGGTGGCGGCGCACGAGGTGCGCGTGCAGACCGGCTTCTCGGTGGTGTGGGGGCCGGTGCGCGCCGTCGATCTCCCGGCGTTCCTGGACGCCGGTATGAAGGCGACCGAGGCGATGCGACGTGTTGAGTTCCGGCTGGCCGACCGCGCGCAAGTTATGGGTGTTGAGCTCTCGGTGCTCTGGCGCCCGCAGGTGCTCGCACCGGCGGCGGCTCTCCTCATCGCAGCGTGGGCGCTCTCGGTCGTGTGGTGGCCGCTGGCTTTCCCGCTGGCGGCGGCCGGCGTGCTCTTCGCGACGGTCGCGGTCATCGCCGGCGCGGTGCTTACCCCGCTGCTGCTGCCGTGGTTGCCCGGTCGCGCGTTCGCGCTCAAGGGGGCGACAGCCGGGGCCGTCACGGCGCTCGTGCTTGCGCTCGCGCTCACGCTAGCCGGTGGTCCGGCATGGCTGTGGGGCATGGCGGTCGTCTCGGCGGCGCTGGCGAGTTTCGTCGGCATGAACTTCACGGGCTCATCGACGTACACCTCGCCGAGCGGGGTCGAGTGGGAGATGCGCCGCGCGATCCCTGTGCAGGTAGTCGGCGTGGTCGTCGGCATCGCGGTGCTCGTGGCAGGCGCGGTGATGGGTGGGTGAGGGCGCTGCGCTACATCGAAGAGGTCGTCACGCTCGAGTACGATGCTGAGCGGTGCACAGGGTGCGGTCAGTGCGCCATGGTCTGCCCCCACGGGGTGTTCGCGATAGAGGGTGGCCGGGCGGTGCTCGTCGACCGGGGCGCGTGCATGGAATGTGGCGCATGCGCGCGTAACTGCGCGTTCAATGCGATCGCGCTTACGCCGGGGGTGGGGTGCGCCGCCGCGATCATCAACGGATGGCTCACCGGGAGCGAACCGAGCTGCGGGTGTTGAGGGGCCAACCCAAGGTTCTTCCAGGGTGAGAAGGAGGCACCGCCACGAAACGGCGACGAGGAGGTATCGTGAGCTCCTTCAGCCAGTCCTCCCAGCCGCCTGGTAGCGGCGTGCATAGGCGTCACTCGGCATCGGGATATCTCTCGCCGAGCGAATACGAGACAATGCGAGCTGAGAACGCTCAGGCAGCAGTCGCTGTCTGAAGTTGAGGTGTCAACAAGAGCGGGGCAACTCCAACCCCATTGAGCACTCAGGAATCGCTCGTGTCGAATGGAGGGTCGACCAGGTGGCAGAAGAAGACACGTATAGGAATCTTCGTAGACCACAGAGTTCATTCGCGACAAGGGATGAATACCTGGAGAATGAACTCAAGACAATGAGACCCAAGCGATGGGCTCTCAACCTTCCGGGGCGAGACTTCAATTTTGAAGTCGAGGATATCGTCCCTGCGATAT
It encodes the following:
- a CDS encoding DUF3883 domain-containing protein, with amino-acid sequence MKVLFCNVGWMEWYRGLTAGDRIVGGGAYVQAQGTGHEVCNFYPDDDTLYGYVQAPGAQVDIDRIGAGKGDNRVDGVLVVWTATRPGGGTVVVGWYRDATVYRDYQRFNRAPEAQRDNGIDGFRIKAPAASATLLPLDARVLRVPRQVKGGMGQSNVWYADSSEAAEFVSQVRHAVETGEFPRGARGQAPRQSDPDLRVKVEQAAIGACATHYEDLGYQVWSVEKDNVGWDLEAANGDTSLRIEVKGLSGSVFGIELTPNEYAAFNAQKPDYRLAVVLSALDNPKLLVCRYSEESNSWVNESTRCSLRVQEKRSATVWCD
- a CDS encoding topoisomerase DNA-binding C4 zinc finger domain-containing protein, which encodes MVLRTAKRGAQQGNRFYGCANYPSCRQTRSA
- a CDS encoding Fic family protein; amino-acid sequence: MVRSIGLLGEYKGKQQLFERQSPQVLSALRDVARVQSIESSNRIEGVTAAAGRVAQLAAEKTLPADRSEQEIAGYRDALAAVHANALGMEVSAGLILQLHRDMFQYTAMLGGAWKRTENDIVDVLADGTHRVRFSPVVPHLVETAITDLAASYRCTALEGRVEPLISAPAFILDFLCIHPFTDGNGRLSRIMNLMLLHQHGYNVGRYISLERIIEDSKDTYYEALEASSAGWHEGAHDLVPWLEYSHGVLIAAYVDFERSVGQLGRGRGAKRDMVIECIHRMPRTFRYAEVERACPGVSRPTIVRVLGALRDKGEIRCVKGGRDAMWERMSQC
- a CDS encoding winged helix-turn-helix domain-containing protein — protein: MNEARNIHDGLVAAAKSYVAETLHAPLELQPWPEAHALPRYLTSAYFMLQGDLGGRRTLWLFAHDEPTPAAVEKNLFAIAERWPGAQVVVFDRLPSYARRRLIENGISFVVPSTQLYLPQHGLDFRSRSRQSIQVRDALRPSAQAMFLYLLLHSDDLGHARSASDLAPILGQSLMTASRAVAELKAHGLVSTQKVGRTKEVRLRKGARELWETAQDWLRTPVLRRLMLLGEPSIFSGDCFPAGVSALSRQTMLAEPHTPTFAVSRKTARELEAGEAVIVRGRPLMAEEAESSTVEVWSYDPGPLSEGGVVDPLSLVLSFRDDPDERVQGTLRRLLEGLPW
- a CDS encoding type I restriction endonuclease subunit R, translated to MTDARTTRYDPIAVSAESTVVAEYFPETLEETAYQSEAALERELIRLLQSQAYEFLPLTSEADLIANLRAQLEALNNIIFSDAEWERFFTERIAGANEGVVEKTARVQEDHVQILRRDDGTTKNISLVDKKNIHNNRLQVINQYEAAEGEGGAVRANRYDVTVLVNGLPMVHIELKRRGVDIREAFNQIDRYQRDSFWAGSGLFEYVQLFVISNGTLTKYYSNTVRHQHLREAAGSKRARKTSNTFEFTSWWADAANRAIPELTAFAKTFFAKHTLLNILTKYCVLTADRMLLVMRPYQIVATERILQKIDVSTNYRQLGTAAAGGYVWHTTGSGKTLTSFKTAQLASRLQSVDKVLFVVDRKDLDYQTMREYDRFERGAANSNTSTAVLKRQLEDPNARIIITTIQKLSNFIAANKGHVIYSGHIVLIFDECHRSQFGEMHAAITKAFKRYNLFGFTGTPIFLANAGRGGNPQLKTTEQAFGEKLHTYTIVDAITDKNVLPFRIDYVNTIRLPDHITDAQVAAIDTERALLAPERIGQVTAYTLAHFDQKTKRAEHYALAGKRLRGFNALFATASIEAAKRYYLEFKDQQKDLPSDRRLTVGIIYSYAANEAVDDYLDEEGFETDALDQSSRDFLEEAIRDYNAMFNTSFDTSADKFQNYYKDLSLRLKSREIDMVIVVNMFLTGFDATTLNTLFADKNLRAHGLIQAYSRTNRILNSVKTYGNIISFRDLEQETNDAIALFGNKDACGIVLLKPYAEYYAEYTEEVARLLERFPLGTPIVGETAQKEFIGLFGAILRLQNILTSFDDFAGSEILTERQNQDYRSVYLDLYAEYRGKAEADKEPINDDIVFEIELIKQVEINVDYILMLVEKWRAADSDGTDTEIRASISRAIDASLSLRNKKDLIEAFVDSVSVSGEIDEEWQAFIRVRREAELAAIIASEELHPDETRAFIATAFRDGAVQTTGTAITKVLPPVSKFAPDAGYSNKKQRVLAKLGEFFERFFGLGTG
- a CDS encoding DUF305 domain-containing protein; translation: MYRVATPLVAVVLVIVGMLGIIVTAAYVHPPVSSGTATASGMDAMFIEQMIPHHDNAIEMAELALTRAEHPEIKQLAADIKRTQTAENAQMRTWYLEWFGIAVPDVDDLSPMMGGMMGPGAINMADLEVAEPFDKAFIEAMIPHHQMAIMMSRMTGAVSYRPEMRRLTSSIIEAQSVEIDKMQAWYDEWYGR
- a CDS encoding SHOCT domain-containing protein → MMGRGYGYGMMGGFGWFEMLFLFFFGALVIAGIVLLIIWAVRASTHHPTASGAAPPGVAGHDEAVAIAKRRLASGEITKDQYDEIMRALDG
- the hgcA gene encoding mercury methylation corrinoid protein HgcA gives rise to the protein MSECCPPQGASCCGLATEEYEYGQQPFECGEVVTLMGPVPVVSTELTRADRLGALRVRANIGRSRHRVRPGLYAIGEPDDAAPVLVTGNYKLTLDVVRSAMAGRDAWLLVIDSRGINVWCAAGKGVFGTAEVVRRVRTVNLPQVVSHTKLVLPQLAATGVAAHEVRVQTGFSVVWGPVRAVDLPAFLDAGMKATEAMRRVEFRLADRAQVMGVELSVLWRPQVLAPAAALLIAAWALSVVWWPLAFPLAAAGVLFATVAVIAGAVLTPLLLPWLPGRAFALKGATAGAVTALVLALALTLAGGPAWLWGMAVVSAALASFVGMNFTGSSTYTSPSGVEWEMRRAIPVQVVGVVVGIAVLVAGAVMGG
- a CDS encoding 4Fe-4S binding protein — its product is MRALRYIEEVVTLEYDAERCTGCGQCAMVCPHGVFAIEGGRAVLVDRGACMECGACARNCAFNAIALTPGVGCAAAIINGWLTGSEPSCGC